From Gadus macrocephalus chromosome 16, ASM3116895v1:
CAATGGTCCCTGTTGCAGGGTCAGACAGACAATACAAAATGAGATGTTACGGTATGCACTTTCAGTGACTTTCAAGCACATGGAAAACAAATGCAAATTTAGTTAGTAAAAGATGGCATCACATTTGGATTGTACCTTTAACAAATGACCTACTCAAGACTATTGTTAAAGAGTCACATCAGACTTCATTTTCTTAAACTTCATTCAACAGTACCTTGGCTGAAACCTGcagtgtaaagttgtgttttcagaATGGTCCATTGATCTGGAATCAAGTCAATATCCACTCCAGCTGTCAGTAGAAGAGGTCGGAAGTGACTAATAACCTGGTCTACATCATCATCACCAAAATCTGAGAACAAAGGGGAAAAACATTGATACAAAGTTAAAGCTGCAGCCTATAACTATTTTTGTGTtatatttgttatatttatatctgTGGAGAGGGTCTTAGAAAGCAGAGCTGCAGCACAgtagagaggaaggaggagggaccTGGAGGCTGTACTCATTCAAATTTTCTGGCTAAGTCCACTTTTTTCTCCAAACTACAGACTGCAGCTTTAAGGAGTTGTCTTAAAACATAAAATGGGAATATATTTGTTcattacattttaattattactGACCTGCACTTGTGTCTGTCTCTGGCCAGCACTGGAAATTTATCAGTCGCATTGCCTTCAGGACACCACTGTTTACATCGGCAAACCTAGAAGTGATGCACTGGCACATGGCATCTATGAGATCATTCTTGGACTTGTCATGCTGGTCAGGCTTTGTCGGTTTCAGAAGGACTCCCTCATAGATGTCCGTCTCCAGTGCTGCTCTCAGCTTAGGCCCGGGTCTACAGTtgtgcagagatgaatggatgggTTTGATTAATTATCTATCTTTACATACATATTGTGAAAAAAGTGtgaaaacacactaacacaacctaaaatcaaataatgaattgtatgACATATGATACATAtcttatacatacatatacataataCATACTCACCATATTTTAGATGGTGATTTTAATtagtatttattgtttttatttatcattATACCGAGACCTGAGTTCTGCATTTTGTTCTTTTCATGTCTCATGGGCAGAATGAAAAAAAGTATTCTATTCTATACCTTGACTTGTACTTTTCTATGACAGCCTGAGTGGAGGACAGGCAGCTATGAGCCTCAGCCAGGGTTACTGCTGACTTCTGCAGTGACTTGGAAAGGTTGCTCAATTGAAAGATGATGTCATGGAGAAGACAGCAAAACCGTAGGACTCCGCCATCCTTTGCTATGTTAAGGAAGCCCTTGGCCTTTGCCCTCTGAACACTGACAGTGGTCTCCTCCTGGGcctacaaacaaaacaacagcatTAAATCACAGACAACATTTACACTGAATTCCAAATTATTATGCAAATATGATTTTAGtctcatatttattttgtttttccaaTGCAATTCTTGGCTTGTATTGTGTCTCCTACCTGTTTATATCACTGACAGACATGTGTTTGACATGTAAATGTATTAAGCAAGGCACAAATATTAAATTATCCACCTACACTGTTGGTTTTAGTAGGCTATAAATTATCATACCTTTTCCTGTAAGTGGCGTACAACAGCAGCATAGCCCCTGAGGAAATGGTCTAGTGCTTTGAGGAGATGTGGCAGCCACCTGGTTCCACCTACTCTGGTTGGCATCAAAGCCTTCATGTGGAGCTCCCCGAAGTGTTGCTTTAGGCTGGCCCTGTTTACTCCACTCTTGTGATACAAGGTGTAGAGTCCACTCAATAGGTCCTCAACCTTCTTGGCCATCACATTTTTCCTCACTGCATCTGAAAAGGCGAGCTCAAGTCTATGGGCCATGCAATGGATCCCCAGCACATACGATCGGTCTGCACGCAGCTTGGTAACTACACCATTGTTGACTCCTGTCATTACAGCTGCTCCATCTGTGGTGATGGCCACCAGCTTGCTCTTCCAATCAGTGCTGACTTCACTCTCCATTACATTACACACAGCTTCAGCTATGCTTGTAGCATCTGGCTTTGAAACAgcttttatcccgacaaaatcAACTTTGATCTTCCCCTCACTGGCACTCCTGGCATAGACCATCTCTTCTTCAATCACTGCACTGTCCAGGGATCCGTCTGACATGACAGAGATGAACTTGACATCTGACAATCTTGCCCTCATCTTTCTCCTCACATCCTCCGCTATGTAGTGAATGAACTCTTTTGCCTGATAGTCATTTGTGTATGTCTCTCCTATCTTCAAGCCTTTCTTTCTATCAAccctgaaataaataataaccaaAAACACATATATAAAAATGCTTGTATTAGGGCAATCGTGGTGGCCACATGATATATTCATGTTAAACCTTTGCATGTTATGTGACTGATAAAGTGTGAGGCTGAACTTTAAAATAGTTACTAAAATAGTACTGTCAATATACCGTATAAAATGTAATGAGTCTGAAACATGTAAATAATAAAGTTAATCCACTTACTCACACATCCATGCGAAGTCGGTGAAAGGCCTGCCTTTTTTCCCGATGGCGTGGGCATTGCGAAAAAGTAGCTCCATCTTCTCGAACTCGGACGTCTTCATTAAGGCAAGGCTCCTTCCAGCTTCACTCTCTTCGATACGACACGTCTTGGCGGTTTTCGTCCTCAGGCTCTCCTGATGACTTCGGGCACTCTCATGATCCTTTACTGCTTCTACTTTGAAATTATTGGTTCCTACCACGAAATTATtcgttttgtgtttttctttagcATACATTCGGCAATCCTGACAGAACATTACGCTGTTTTCGTGATCATACACGAGCCACTCACGACCAACGAGGTCcaatatcctcctcctcccctacctcTTTGGTAGGAATATCCTTTCTCTTGATGGCCGGCTGTCCCAACCATCGCCacatcttgtttgtgtttgt
This genomic window contains:
- the LOC132474672 gene encoding zinc finger protein 862-like, producing MPTPSGKKAGLSPTSHGCAQEETTVSVQRAKAKGFLNIAKDGGVLRFCCLLHDIIFQLSNLSKSLQKSAVTLAEAHSCLSSTQAVIEKYKSRPGPKLRAALETDIYEGVLLKPTKPDQHDKSKNDLIDAMCQCITSRFADVNSGVLKAMRLINFQCWPETDTSADFGDDDVDQVISHFRPLLLTAGVDIDLIPDQWTILKTQLYTAGFSQGTIEKTWPAVNRMLRHECPDVLHLFDALLTIPTSTADCERGFSVMKQVKSDWRSSLKGETLADLLKTQLCSPDIKDFDPRKAIEIWHGDSVRTRRPHFVRKKNGTDVDGGSESESSKSSASDDV